The genomic region AAGGCGGTGTCCATGCCGAAGATAGGGGAAACGCCCTCCGTGTAGAGCTCCTGCTGGATCTGCAGCCACCGGGGATCCGTGTACACCGCGGCCCAGGCCTGTTCGCGGTGCGCGAGGCTTTCGAAGACGAGCATGTAGGTCAGTTCGGGCGATGCGCCGATATAAGTCGTCCAGAAGCCCATCGCGAAGACGCCGTGGGCTTCGAAGAGCGGCAGGCAGTGGTCGCGGAACCAGTCGGCGGTTTTTCCGAGCTTGGCGTTGGCGTCGAATTTGTATGTGCGCAGCTCGAAGACGCCGCGCGCGAGGCGGGCCGGCTGGTTGTCCTGGCGCGGGAGATGGGAGAACGACAGCGGCGAAAGGATGCTGCTTGTGATGGTGCGCACGGGATCGCCGCCGATTTCGGCGCGGCTGGCGGCGACGGCGGTTTTCCATGCGGGATCGGCCACGAACTGCGCCCAAAGCGCTTCGCGCTGCGCCAAATCTTCCCAGGCGAGAATGTAAGTCAGTCGCGGCTGGTGGGCGCCGACGAGCACCGGCCAGAAACCGACCGGCTCGATCCCAATGCGCGCCCAGATCTTCGTCGTGTGGTCGCCAAATCGGCTGGTCAGCCGTTTGAGAGCGAGGCTGCTATGGCAATCGTAATGGCGTAATTCGTAAAACACAACCGTCTCCCCCGTTTTTGAAATCCAACGTGATCAATCGCTAACGGCCGTGGGAAGTTCCCCGGACGATATACTGGGGCGTGTCGGTGATGGTCAGCGGCAGGCCGGATTTGTCCGCCGTGAGCGTCAACTTGCGATCGCCTTGCCCGCTCCAGATCGTGTAAGTTCCCGCAGAAATGGGCAGCGTGACCGGGCGGGGCGTGTCCGAGATCGTCCAGACGGCGTAGCCGCGCGCTTTGTCTTTTCGAAATTCCAGGAGATGGTCGGTCGCGGCGTCGCCGGCGGCGATCCTGCGATCGAAACGGTAGTCGCCCAGCGCCTTCGTCAGCGTTTGGGCGGCCGTGTAGGACGGCTTGGGATCGTAGATCGGCGCGCGCCCCGGATGAAGCTCATTGCGCACCGTTCCAAAGTGATGCTCGGCGTCCTTCGGATCGGCGCCGTCGTCATGCCAGTCGTACCAGATCGAGAGCGGGACGCCGCTTTCCATGTTGAACAGGAATTCACGCGCCAGATACTTGCCCTGCCGTTCTTCATCGTAGCCGCCCCACGCCACGGAATATCCCCATTCCCCAGAAACGATCGGGATCGTCTTGCCGGCCGGGGCATACTTCGCGATCAATCCGCGCAGCTTCTCGTAATCCGCCCCGGCGGTTTCCGGCGCCGTCTGGCGGTAGGGATGGACGGAAACGGCGTCCCAGTACTGAAGGCATCCCGCCTGGAAGCAGCCTTCCAGGAACGCAAGATCCACTTCGGAGACAGCGGGGCCGATCAAGATCTCTTTGGGACACGTCTCGCGGATCGCCTTGTCGGCGGCGAGGGCCAGCTTGGAGTAGTCGGCGGCGCTTGGATTCGGCCAGAACCATTTGCCGTTCGGCTCATTCCAGAGCTCCCACACAACCCCCTGTCCTTGAAAATGTTTGGCGGCCGCCGCCGCCCAGCGCGCGAATGCCGCGCGTCCCTCATCGTCATACGGCGGCGCGCCGCCGGGTCCATAGGCGGCGTTCCGGTAATCTAAGATAAAAAGAGCGCGCATATGGCTGCGTTTCAGCTCGGCCATCAACCCATCGTAAGCGCGGAAGTCGTAGACGCCCTTGGTCTTCTCCGTCGATTCCCAGGCGAAGTCCATACGCGCCCAGCCGAAGCCCCCGGCCTCCAGCATCGCCATCTCGCCGGGCTTCGGCGCGGTAAAGTGGATATTCACGCCGATCTGATCGTGGACGGTTTCGGGGAAGAGGGAATGCTCCTTGGCGTAGGACGGCGCGGCGAGCGCCAGCGCGGAGCACACGAGCGCGGCAATGCGCGGGATTCGAGACATCGGAGAATCTCCTTATCAATGTCGATGAAGATGGCCCTGGCCCCTAGTGAGCCCTGTGGGGGACGCCCTGCCTAATCGCTCTTGGCGGACTTCTCCGGCGTGACGGGCAGGTGGAAGTAGGTTTGCAGCATGGCGCGGGCGACGTGGCCGGCGGTGCCGGCGCCGTGGCCGCCGTGTTCGACGATGGCGGCGATGGCGATCGTGGGGTGATCGTAGGGAGCGAAGCAGACGAACCAGCCGTGGGTCAGCTTGCTGCCGTGGGTCTGCGCCGAGCCGGTCTTGGAGGCGACTTGAACCTGCGGGAAGTCCACGATCTTGCCGGTGCCGTTGGTCGTGGTGTAGCGCATCGCTTTGCGGACCTCTTCCATGTTCCGGGCGGAAACAGGGACGTGGCGGACCAGCGTGCGCTGGCCCTGATAGACCGTTTCGCCGGCGTGATTGATGATGCGGCTGACGACGTAGGGTTTCAGGACGTCGCCGCCGTTCGCGACGGTCGCCGTGACGCGCGCCATTTGCAGAGGGGTCGTCAGGACGTCTCCCTGGCCGATCGACATGTGCAGGGTGTCGCCGCCGAACCATTGCGAATATTCGGGGCCGTAGCGCTTGAAGTGATTCTTCTTCCAGGCCGGGGAGGGGATGGAGCCGATGTCTTCGCTGGGAAGGTCGATGCCGGTTTTTTCCGCCAGGCCGAAGGCTTTGGCGTAGGTGGAGATCCGGTCCGGTCCGATCGCCTGTCCGTAGATATAAAAGAAGACGTCGCACGAACCCGCCATGGCGGAGTAGAAGTTGACGCTGCCGTGGACGCTCCAGCAGCCGAACCGCGCCTTGCCCAGATGATAAGAGCCAGGACAGTAGGCGCCGGAATGCGTCGTCATGGCGCCGGTCTCCAGGCCCGCGGCGGCGACGATCGGTTTGAAGGTTGATCCGGGCGGATACATGGCGTCGAGCGTGCGGTCGATCAAAGGATGGTTCGGGTTGGTGCTGAGCGGCTTCCAGTTCTCGGCTTTGATGCCTGTCGCGAAGTCGTCGGGGTCGAAGGTCGGGGCGGAGACCATCGAAAGCACGGCGCCGGTCTGCGGATTGATGGCGACGGCGGCTCCGACATAGTGGTTCTGCGCGAACACCTGCTCCGCCGCCTGCTGGACCTTGGCGTCGAGGGCGAGTTGCACGCTCGATCCAGGCGTCGCGTTCTCCGAGTTCATCGTGCGCACTTTGCGTCCGCGCGCGTCGATCTGTACGTCCGTGCCGCCGGGCGCGCCGTGCAGGTACCGTTCGTACTGGTCCTCGATCCCGGTCTTGCCCAGGAAGTCGTCGTTGAAGTAGCCCAGCCCCTTGTTCTTCAGGTCCCGGAATTCGTTTTCGTTGATCCGGCCCATGGTGCCCAGCAGGTTGCCGGCGAGTGAGCCGTGCGGATACCAGCGTACGGGCTCCGGCTCGGTGCTGACTCCGGCGAGGAACGGCTTATACTCCTCGATCTGGGTGACCGTGGTCATCGGCACATCGAGCGCGATCCGGACGGGATCGTAGCGGTTTTGTTTCTTTTCTTTGATCGTCTCGGCGATATCCTGCTGCGTCATGCCCAGCAGCTCGGCGACGCGGTCCAGGACGGCGGTGTCTTTCACGATATCGGGCGTGGCGTAAACGGCGAAGCGGGAGCGGTTCGCGGCGAGGATATCGCCCCTGCAGTCCACGATGGCGCCGCGCGGAGCGCGCGACTGGATGCGCCGCGCCTGGTTCGCCTCCGCTTTGGCGTGGTAATCGTCGCCATTGACGATTT from Capsulimonas corticalis harbors:
- a CDS encoding NIPSNAP family protein, with protein sequence MFYELRHYDCHSSLALKRLTSRFGDHTTKIWARIGIEPVGFWPVLVGAHQPRLTYILAWEDLAQREALWAQFVADPAWKTAVAASRAEIGGDPVRTITSSILSPLSFSHLPRQDNQPARLARGVFELRTYKFDANAKLGKTADWFRDHCLPLFEAHGVFAMGFWTTYIGASPELTYMLVFESLAHREQAWAAVYTDPRWLQIQQELYTEGVSPIFGMDTALMRGTDFSGWS
- a CDS encoding cellulase family glycosylhydrolase, giving the protein MSRIPRIAALVCSALALAAPSYAKEHSLFPETVHDQIGVNIHFTAPKPGEMAMLEAGGFGWARMDFAWESTEKTKGVYDFRAYDGLMAELKRSHMRALFILDYRNAAYGPGGAPPYDDEGRAAFARWAAAAAKHFQGQGVVWELWNEPNGKWFWPNPSAADYSKLALAADKAIRETCPKEILIGPAVSEVDLAFLEGCFQAGCLQYWDAVSVHPYRQTAPETAGADYEKLRGLIAKYAPAGKTIPIVSGEWGYSVAWGGYDEERQGKYLAREFLFNMESGVPLSIWYDWHDDGADPKDAEHHFGTVRNELHPGRAPIYDPKPSYTAAQTLTKALGDYRFDRRIAAGDAATDHLLEFRKDKARGYAVWTISDTPRPVTLPISAGTYTIWSGQGDRKLTLTADKSGLPLTITDTPQYIVRGTSHGR
- the mrdA gene encoding penicillin-binding protein 2, which gives rise to MISPHRSQIPPIPNPARQSQPNDRRAVVLRARLFGTFILLLFACLITRLWFLQIVNGDDYHAKAEANQARRIQSRAPRGAIVDCRGDILAANRSRFAVYATPDIVKDTAVLDRVAELLGMTQQDIAETIKEKKQNRYDPVRIALDVPMTTVTQIEEYKPFLAGVSTEPEPVRWYPHGSLAGNLLGTMGRINENEFRDLKNKGLGYFNDDFLGKTGIEDQYERYLHGAPGGTDVQIDARGRKVRTMNSENATPGSSVQLALDAKVQQAAEQVFAQNHYVGAAVAINPQTGAVLSMVSAPTFDPDDFATGIKAENWKPLSTNPNHPLIDRTLDAMYPPGSTFKPIVAAAGLETGAMTTHSGAYCPGSYHLGKARFGCWSVHGSVNFYSAMAGSCDVFFYIYGQAIGPDRISTYAKAFGLAEKTGIDLPSEDIGSIPSPAWKKNHFKRYGPEYSQWFGGDTLHMSIGQGDVLTTPLQMARVTATVANGGDVLKPYVVSRIINHAGETVYQGQRTLVRHVPVSARNMEEVRKAMRYTTTNGTGKIVDFPQVQVASKTGSAQTHGSKLTHGWFVCFAPYDHPTIAIAAIVEHGGHGAGTAGHVARAMLQTYFHLPVTPEKSAKSD